A region from the Onthophagus taurus isolate NC chromosome 8, IU_Otau_3.0, whole genome shotgun sequence genome encodes:
- the LOC111425274 gene encoding xanthine dehydrogenase-like, whose amino-acid sequence MMNFLKFGSNRNENSMPIKNEIRLYIHDELHIVKTDNFSPSTSLNTYLRKQSNLTGTKVMCREGGCGCCVVTAIIKHPVTTKEVVLAVNSCLVSIFSCEGWRIVTIEGLKDSKGNYNAIQEALVKYNGTQCGFCTPGMIMSAYAALQNPNLTKADMENSLGGNLCRCTGYRPILEAFKSLSKLENDLPCKAHDIEDMPSCPLKDELNDWTQLFPLNTTPFGLELSESSWYKVFTIKEIFELFAKYPQATYQLVGGNTAKGVYRTTDKELYIDISGVKELRLTRVATIGAGTTLNELKDFFRSTAKLKSFGYMNKLADHVDLVATDPIRNIGTIAGNLSIKYEHNEFPSDIFLILEGVGATLNIVSKDKTQTVTLVDYLKMDMKQKVIKEVTFPPLNTSYLFDSYKIMPRAQNAHAMVNAAFLLQLNGNSVVENARIVYGGINPKFIHATELESTIKNKKLFDDAFLQSCYKTLDDELNPDYVLPDPKPEFRKGLAIALFYKYVLSIAPQYMVNERYYSGGKKLVRPISTATQDILNPQEDIYPITEAISKLEAKAQASGAAKYVMDYPDEPRQAFAALVLAKAAPYSTFDAIDTSKASKVKGFLGFYSSKDIPGNNFFTSFLPKQEKIFADKMIEYYSQPVGMVLGTTQEIAERAADLVTVQYTKPTKKPLLTIPDIIKKNDTTKIVIDSKVDRKTKGNDIKREIKGNYLSSLQYHFHMETQSCNVIPVEDGLDVFPTTQWMDIVQHGIAMSSNIDTNRINIQVRRCGGGYGGKITRNAMPSCQAALGATLQQRPTRIWLPFETNMSALGKRIPCYANYKVGVNEKGVIQYLDVDAYMDYSTSGNEPQMQLLIPMILNGYYPDPVKIQTYHTLTDTPGNISCRGPGTTEGLGLIESVMEHIAYELKLDPIDVRKANWDKTNHPKLIDFMTQFEIDANIDQRKQTINDFNKNHRWRKKGISTVTMAYHYDIIGPWNVLVSVYHVDGRVSIAHGGIEIGQGINTKVAQVCAYCFGIPVEMIQVKPSNNLISPNCFTTGGSATSESVCWAVIKATEVIKDRMKPVKDENKNANWVQLVQACFLANIPLSATYDFNKKEVKPYVIYGICTAEVEIDILTGNHILSRVDLLEDVGNSMNPAVDVGQVEGAFVMGLGLWTLEEIIMADTGEIKTNRTWNYKIPGAKDIPVDFRVKFPKNNANPVGIFKSKAVGEPPLCMACVIPFAIRQALDSARKESKTKESSWIPMNGPTTVEATFMNSLNDYTQYKLN is encoded by the exons ATgatgaactttttaaaatttggttcCAATAGGAACGAAAATTCTATGCCAat taaaaatgaaattcgATTATATATTCACGATGAACTCCATATCG tCAAAACAGATAATTTTTCTCCCAGCACTTCTTTAAATACTTATTTAAGGAAACAATCAAATTTAACCGGAACGAAAGTGATGTGTAGAGAAGGTGGTTGTGGTTGTTGTGTTGTTACGGCTATTATCAAACATCCAGTTACAACGAAAGAAGTTGTATTAGCTGTTAATTCT tgTTTAGTGTCAATATTTTCATGTGAAGGTTGGAGAATAGTAACAATAGAAGGTTTAAAAGATAGCAAAGGAAATTATAACGCAATACAAGAAGCTTTAGTAAAATATAACGGAACGCAATGTGGATTTTGTACACCGGGTATGATTATGTCAGCTTATGCAGCATTgcaaaatccaaatttaacCAAAGCTGATATGGAAAATTCTTTGGGAGGTAATCTTTGTCGTTGTACCGGTTATAGGCCGATTTTAGAAGCATTCAAATCTTTATCTAAACTGGAAAATGATTTGCCATGTAAGGCGCATGACATCGAAGATATGCCAAGTTGTCCGTTAAAAGACGAACTTAACGATTGGACTCAATTATTTCCCTTAAACACAACACCGTTTGGATTAGAATTGAGCGAATCATCTTGGTACAAAGTCTTCACGATTAAGGAGATCTTCGAATTATTCGCCAAATATCCACAAGCTACTTATCAATTAGTTGGGGGAAATACCGCGAAAGGTGTTTATAGAACCACTGATAAAGAACTATACATAGACATTTCTGGAGTGAAAGAACTGCGCTTGACGAGAGTAGCAACTATTGGAGCTGGAACAACATTGAATgagttaaaagatttttttagatCAACTGCAAAGTTGAAATCTTTTGGCTATATGAATAAACTTGCTGATCATGTTGATTTAGTAGCTACTGATCCTATCAGAAAT attggAACTATTGCAGGAAATCTTTCGATTAAATATGAACATAATGAATTTCCATcagatatttttcttattttagaaGGTGTAGGTGCCACACTCAATATAGTATCCAAAGATAAAACACAAACAGTAACTTTAGTTGACTACCTAAAAATGGATATGAAACAGAAAGTAATAAAGGAGGTAACATTTCCACCATTGAATACATCATATCTCTTCGACAgttataaaattatgccacgTGCTCAAAACGCACATGCAATGGTAAACGCAGCATTTCTACTTCAGCTTAATGGAAATTCAGTTGTTGAAAACGCAAGAATTGTGTATGGTGGGATAAATCCAAAATTTATTCACGCAACAGAATTGGAATCTactattaaaaacaaaaaactatttGATGATGCCTTCTTGCAATCGTGTTACAAAACTTTAGATGATGAATTAAATCCGGATTACGTATTACCAGATCCCAAACCAGAATTTCGTAAAGGTTTAGCAATTGctcttttttacaaatatgttTTGAGTATAGCCCCTCAATATATGGTAAATGAAAGGTACTATTCTGGTGGAAAAAAGTTGGTGAGGCCTATTTCAACTGCAACTCAAGATATTTTGAACCCACAAGAAGATATTTATCCTATAACAGAAGCTATTTCGAAATTAGAAGCGAAAGCTCAGGCTTCAGGTGCTGCCAAATACGTTATGGATTATCCTGACGAACCTAGACAGGCGTTTGCTGCTTTAGTTCTTGCCAAAGCAGCACCTTATTCAACCTTTGATGCCATTGATACTTCAAAAGCATCG AAAGTTAAAGGATTTTTAGGATTTTATTCATCAAAAGATATTCCtggtaacaatttttttactagCTTTCTGCcaaagcaagaaaaaatatttgcgGATAAAATGATAGAATATTATTCACAACCTGTTGGTATGGTGTTAGGCACTACTCAAGAAATAGCGGAACGTGCTGCTGATTTGGTAACTGTACAATACACCAAGCCAACGAAAAAACCCTTATTGACAATACcagatataattaaaaagaatgatACGACAAAAATAGTAATAGATAGCAAAGTTGACAGAAAAACTAAAGGAAATGATATTAAACGTGAAATAAAAGGTAATTATCTTTCTTCATTACAATATCATTTTCACATGGAGACTCAAAGTTGCAACGTGATACCTGTCGAGGATGGTTTAGATGTGTTTCCAACAACTCAATGGATGGATATTGTACAACATGGTATTGCTATGAGTTCTAATATTGATACGAATAGGATTAACATACAAGTTAGACGTTGCGGAGGTGGATATGGGGGAAAAATAACCAGAAATGCAATGCCGTCCTGCCAAGCAGCTCTTGGGGCAACTTTACAACAAAGACCAACTAGGATATGGCTACCTTTTGAAACAAACATGTCTGCTCTGGGGAAAAGAATTCCATGCTACGCTAATTACAAAGTTGGTGTTAATGAAAAAGGCGTCATACAATATTTAGATGTAGATGCATACATGGATTATAGCACATCTGGCAATGAACCACAAATGCAACTGTTGATTCCAATGATTCTTAACGGTTATTATCCCGACCCTGTGAAAATACAGACGTATCATACATTAACAGACACTCCAGGAAATATTAGCTGCAGAGGACCAGGTACAACTGAAGGCCTTGGTTTGATTGAATCTGTAATGGAACATATTGCTTATGAACTCAAACTTGATCCTATCGATGTACGAAAAGCAAATTGGGATAAAACGAATCATCCAAAACTTATAGATTTCATGACACAATTTGAGATCGATGCAAATATTGATCAACGAAAGCAAactattaatgattttaataaaaaccatAGATGGAGAAAAAAAGGTATATCCACAGTAACTATGGCTTATCATTACGACATAATCGGACCATGGAACGTACTTGTCTCAGTCTACCATGTAGATGGAAGAGTTTCTATCGCTCATGGAGGAATCGAAATTGGACAAGGCATTAATACTAAAGTAGCTCAAGTTTGTGCTTATTGTTTTGGTATACCCGTGGAAATGATTCAAGTAAAACCgtctaataatttaatttcgcCAAATTGTTTTACAACTGGGGGAAGTGCTACTAGTGAATCGGTGTGTTGGGCTGTTATTAAAGCTACAGAAGTTATTAAAGATCGCATGAAACCAGTAaaagatgaaaacaaaaatgcaAATTGGGTTCAATTAGTTCAAGCATGTTTTTTggcaaacattcctttatctGCAACTTatga CTTTAATAAGAAAGAAGTGAAACCTTATGTGATTTATGGCATATGTACTGCTGAAGTAGAAATAGATATTTTAACAGGTAATCATATTTTAAGTCGCGTGGATCTTCTCGAAGATGTCGGGAATAGTATGAATCCAGCTGTGGATGTTGGCCAAGTCGAAGGAGCTTTTGTGATGGGCTTGGGTCTTTGGACACTTGAAGAAATCATTATGGCAGATACCGGCGAAATCAAAACGAACAGGACTTGGAATTACAAAATACCTGGGGCTAAAGATATTCCAGTTGATTTTCGGGTCAAATTTCCCAAAAATAATGCAAATCCCGTTGGAATTTTTAAGTCCAAAG cgGTCGGTGAGCCTCCTTTATGTATGGCATGTGTAATTCCCTTTGCTATACGACAAGCTTTAGATTCTGCTAGGAAAGAgtcaaaaacaaaagagtcATCGTGGATCCCTATGA atGGTCCCACAACTGTTGAAGCTACCTTTATGAATAGTTTAAATGATTATAcgcaatataaattaaattaa
- the LOC111425273 gene encoding uncharacterized protein, which produces MNFLRFGVNWNKTSIEIKNEVKFYIHDDLHIVKSSDYAPHTSLNSYLRNVSNLTGTKVMCKEGGCGCCVVTAIIKHPVTGKNETLAINSCLVSIFSCDNWRIVTVEGLKDTSGTPSKIQDTLVKYNGTQCGFCTSGMVMSMYALSKNPNLTKSNVEDALGGNLCRCTGYRPILEAFKSLTPQIENKTTCYNHDIEDVPSCPLKDELKDFTQLFHSNLAPFGLEFSNSKWYKVVNIAQIFELFEKYPEASYKLVGGNTAKGVYKDVDKDLYIEIAGAKDLRSNTISESLVTIGAGTSLNELKTIFRATSQLHKSFSYLDVLADHIDLIASEPIRNIGTIAGNLSIKHEHNEFPSDIFLILETVGATITLTSKNKTEKIDLLTYLKTDMKHKIIKEIILPPLNSSHLFNSYKIMPRAQNAHAIVNAAFLVQLDENSIVESARVAYGGINPTFIHATKLEAIVKGKKLFDNDSLQLCYKTLDEELKPDYVLPDPKPEFRKGLAIALFYKFVLSVAPSFIVAPQMISGGKKLIRPLSKGTQDILNPNKNIYPITKAISKLEAMAQATGVAKYVIDYPDEPGQHFVALVLAKAAPYSTIEKIDFSEASKLKGFVSFYTTKDIPGNNNFTAYLPIKEKLFADKTIEYYSQPVGMVVATSQEVAELASDLVKVTYKAATKKPLLTIKDIIKNNVKDKIVADATHGRKSKGNDIKHVIKGNYLSSLQYHFHMETHSCNVIPVEDGLDVFPTTQWIDIVQHAISDSCKIPANKINVHVRRCGGGYGGKITRNAMFSCYAALGAHLEKRPTKIWIPFETNMTAVGKRIPCYATYEVGVNDKGVIQYLDIVVYADYSTCGNEPIINVLIPMVLNGYKTDPIDITSYHTLTDTAGNISCRAPGTTEGLGLIETVMEHISYELKLDPIDVRLANWDDKTHPKVLEFIKQFLIDADIKERMKNIEEFNKNNRWRKKGLSTVTMAYHYELFGDWNVMISVYHVDGTVAVSHAGIEIGQGINTKVAQVCAYCLGVPLDAIQVKPSNNMTSPNCIATGGSATSESVCHAVIKAAEILTNRMKPVKEKIKDPTWLKIVQECYNQSIPLYATYSFNTKEVQPYVIYGICAAEVEVDILTGNHITTRVDILEDVGDSMNPAVDIGQVEGAFVMGMGLWTTEEIIMDQTGEVKTNRTWNYKIPGAKDIPVDFRVKFPKNNANPVGVFKSKAVGEPPLCMSCAIPFAIRRALSSARKDSNSKESSWVPMDGPTTVEVTFMNSLNDYTQYKIN; this is translated from the exons ATGAATTTCTTGAGATTCGGTGTAAATTGGAACAAAACTTCAATCGAAat caaaaatgaaGTTAAATTTTACATCCACGATGACCTTCACATCG ttaaatcaTCTGATTATGCCCCTCACACATCTCTAAACAGTTATTTAAGAAATGTATCTAATTTGACGGGTACAAAAGTGATGTGTAAAGAGGGTGGTTGTGGATGTTGCGTTGTTACAGCTATAATTAAACACCCAGTTACTggtaaaaatgaaactttagCCATCAACTCA tgtTTGGTGTCGATATTTTCTTGTGATAATTGGAGAATTGTAACGGTGGAAGGGTTAAAAGATACTTCAGGAACACCTAGTAAAATTCAAGATACTTTAGTTAAATATAACGGGACTCAATGTGGATTTTGTACATCTGGAATGGTGATGTCGATGTATGCGTTATCTAAGAATCCAAATTTGACCAAAAGCAACGTTGAGGATGCTTTAGGAGGAAACCTTTGCCGCTGCACAGGATATAGACCAATTTTAGAAGCGTTTAAATCTTTAACTCCtcaaatagaaaataaaacaacctgTTATAATCATGATATTGAAGATGTGCCAAGTTGCCCCCTCAAAGACGAACTTAAAGATTTCACGCAATTATTTCATTCGAATTTAGCCCCATTTGGGttggaattttcaaattctaaATGGTATAAAGTGGTTAATATAgcacaaatttttgaattatttgaaaaatacccAGAAGCTTCGTATAAATTAGTCGGGGGAAACACGGCGAAAGGAGTTTATAAAGATGTTGATAAAGATTTATATATAGAAATAGCTGGTGCAAAAGATTTACGTTCAAACACTATATCAGAAAGTCTTGTTACAATAGGAGCTGGCACATCATTAAACGAgctaaaaacaatttttagagCAACTTCTCAATTGCATAAATCTTTTAGTTATTTAGATGTACTTGCAGATCATATTGATTTAATAGCCAGTGAACCCATCAGAAAT atagGAACAATTGCAGGAAATCTTTCCATTAAACATGAACACAACGAATTCCCATCAGATATATTTCTCATTCTAGAAACTGTCGGTGCAACAATCACCttaa cgtcaaaaaataaaacagaaaaaatcgatttattaactTACTTAAAAACGGATATGAAgcacaaaataataaaggaaaTTATATTACCACCATTAAATTCGTCACATCTCTTCAACAGCtacaaa atcaTGCCACGTGCTCAAAATGCACACGCAATAGTAAACGCAGCATTTTTAGTCCAACTCGATGAAAATTCAATTGTTGAATCTGCAAGGGTTGCGTATGGTGGGATAAATCCAACATTTATTCACGCAACAAAATTGGAAGCTATCGTTAAAGGCAAAAAGCTATTTGATAACGACTCATTGCAACTCTGTTACAAAACTTTGGATGAAGAATTAAAACCGGATTATGTATTACCAGACCCGAAACCTGAATTTCGTAAAGGTTTGGCGATTGCTCTTTTTTACAAGTTTGTTTTAAGCGTTGCCCCTTCGTTTATTGTTGCTCCCCAAATGATTTCTGGCGGGAAAAAGTTAATACGACCCCTTTCAAAGGGAACGCAGGATATTTTAAATCCTAACAAGAATATTTATCCCATTACTAAAGCTATTTCTAAATTAGAAGCGATGGCCCAAGCTACGGGGGTTGCTAAATATGTTATTGATTATCCCGATGAACCTGGACAACATTTTGTTGCTTTAGTTCTTGCTAAAGCAGCACCTTACTCAACTATAGAGAAGATTGATTTTTCTGAAGCATCg AAACTGAAAGGATTCGTATCATTTTATACAACAAAAGATATTCctggtaataataattttacagCTTACTTACcaatcaaagaaaaattatttgccGATAAAACGATAGAGTATTACTCACAACCGGTTGGTATGGTGGTAGCAACCTCTCAAGAAGTAGCAGAACTTGCATCTGACTTGGTAAAAGTAACATATAAAGCGGCAACGAAAAAGCCTTTATTGACgataaaagatattattaaaaataacgttaaagataaaattgtggCTGATGCCACTCATGGCAGAAAATCGAAAGGAAACGATATTAAACATGTAATTAAAGGAAATTATCTTTCTTCATTACAATATCATTTTCATATGGAAACGCATAGTTGTAATGTAATTCCGGTTGAGGATGGTTTAGATGTATTCCCTACAACTCAATGGATTGATATTGTACAACATGCGATTTCTGATAGTTGTAAAATTCCAGCAAATAAGATTAATGTGCATGTTAGACGTTGTGGGGGTGGATACGGTGgaaaaataactcgaaatgCGATGTTTTCGTGTTACGCAGCTCTTGGGGCGCATTTAGAAAAGCGGCCAACTAAAATTTGGATTCcgtttgaaacaaatatgaCAGCAGTCGGGAAGAGAATACCATGTTATGCAACATATGAAGTTGGGGTTAACGATAAAGGTGTTATCCAATATTTAGACATAGTTGTATACGCGGATTATAGCACTTGTGGAAATGAaccaataataaatgttttaattccAATGGTTTTGAATGGATATAAAACCGATCCGATTGATATTACATCCTATCATACATTAACTGACACGGCAGGAAATATAAGCTGTAGGGCACCAGGCACCACTGAAGGACTTGGTTTAATTGAAACTGTCATGGAACATATTTCTTATGAACTCAAACTTGATCCCATCGATGTACGATTAGCGAATTGGGATGACAAAACTCACCCAAAAGtattagaatttattaaacaatttttaatcgatGCCGATATTAAGGAGCGAATGAAAAACATTGaagaatttaacaaaaataataggTGGAGGAAAAAAGGTTTATCCACAGTAACGATGGCCTATCACTACGAACTTTTTGGCGATTGGAATGTGATGATATCCGTTTATCACGTTGATGGAACTGTGGCTGTTTCACACGCGGGTATCGAAATTGGACAAGGAATAAATACTAAg gTAGCTCAAGTTTGTGCTTATTGCCTTGGAGTTCCTTTAGACGCAATTCAAGTAAAACCATCTAATAATATGACATCTCCGAATTGTATAGCAACTGGTGGAAGTGCCACTAGTGAATCAGTTTGCCAC gccGTTATTAAAGCAGCGGAGATTCTCACAAATCGTATGAAACCggtgaaagaaaaaataaaagatccCACTTGGTTAAAGATCGtgcaagaatgctacaatcaAAGCATCCCATTATATGCTACATATtc attcaaCACAAAAGAAGTACAACCTTATGTTATTTATGGAATATGTGCCGCTGAAGTAGAAGTAGACATTCTAACAGGTAATCATATTACAACTCGCGTGGATATTCTCGAAGATGTCGGGGATAGTATGAACCCCGCTGTGGATATTGGCCAAGTCGAAGGAGCTTTTGTGATGGGTATGGGTCTTTGGACAACTGAAGAAATCATTATGGACCAAACCGGTGAAGTCAAAACAAACAGGACTTGGAATTACAAAATACCCGGGGCTAAAGATATTCCAGTTGATTTTCGtgtaaaatttcccaaaaataATGCTAACCCGGTCggagtttttaaatcaaaag cCGTTGGTGAGCCTCCATTATGTATGTCATGTGCAATACCCTTTGCTATACGACGAGCTTTATCTTCAGCTAGAAAAGATTCAAACTCAAAAGAGTCATCGTGGGTTCCCATGG atggcCCCACAACTGTTGAAGTAACCTTTATGAACAGTTTAAATGATTATacacaatataaaataaattag
- the LOC111425296 gene encoding retinol dehydrogenase 13-like, whose amino-acid sequence MGLFFAKCTSTARLDGKTVIITGANTGIGKVTALDLFKRGANVIMACRNLEKGETALKDIKNSCKDVDSNLGTLKLAELNLASFKSVRNCAGFLLKCDKIDILINNAGVMCCPYEKTEDGNEMQLQTNHLGHFLFTLLLLPKILESESARIINVSSVAHTRGTIDFNDLNFEKKPYKALKAYQQSKLCNILFTTELSRRLAAKNIFQITTYSLHPGVITTELGRHLDDVYFRGLRWIWRSIMWVFLKSPEQGAQTTIYCAVDEEIAKETGLYYSDCKRKKPAMQARNLDDAKKLWEVSLKMVGLENVNI is encoded by the exons ATGGGCTTGTTCTTTGCAAAATGTACCTCCACAGCAAGATTAGATGGAAAAACTGTTATAATAACAGGCGCAAATACCGGAATTGGTAAAGTAACCgctttagatttatttaaaagag GTGCAAATGTAATCATGGCATGCagaaatttagaaaaaggCGAAACAGCTttaaaagatatcaaaaattcgtGTAAAGATGTTGATTCTAACTTGGGAACGTTAAAGTTGGCAGAATTGAATTTGGCAAGTTTTAAATCTGTCAGAAATTGTGctggatttttattaaaatgtgacaaaatagatattttaattaacaacgCAGGCGTAATGTGTTGTCCCTATGAAAAAACGGAAGATGGAAACGAAATGCAATTGCAAACGAATCATTTGGGACATTTTTTGTTCACACTATTATTATTGCCAAAAATATTAGAAAGCGAATCGGCgcgaattattaatgtttcatCCGTAGCGCATACAC gaGGTACAATAGATTTTAATGACCTTAACTTTGAAAAGAAACCATATAAAGCATTGAAAGCGTATCAGCAAAGCAAATTATGCAACATTTTGTTTACCACGGAGTTGTCACGTCGATTAGCagcgaaaaatatttttcaaataactaCGTATAGCTTACACCCAGGCGTGATAACAACCGAGTTGGGAAGGCATTTAGATGACGTGTATTTCAGAGGATTGCGATGGATTTGGAGGTCAATTATGtgggtatttttaaaatcacctGAACAAGGTGCCCAAACTACAATATATTGCGCAGTTGATGaagaaattgccaaagaaacgGGATTGTATTATTCAGATTGTAAACGAAAAAAACCGGCAATGCAAGCAAGAAATTTAGATGATGCCAAAAAACTTTGGgaagttagtttaaaaatggttggattggaaaatgtgaatatttaa
- the LOC111425286 gene encoding protein disulfide-isomerase A3 has translation MWLKLFAFFFIVTCIWAGEKDVAEYGDDDFSSKVSEHDTVLVMFYAPWCGHCKRLKPEYEKAAEDLIRNDPPVILAKVDCTEAGKETCNKFSVSGYPTLKIFRNGEMSQEYNGPRDASGIVKYMKAQVGPSSKELKDLSALEKFLVADMDVSIIGLFEKESDLKSTFFKLADKEREKLRFGHSTHKEVMDKYGVTDGIILFRPPHLANKFEEDMIKYTGEASTVDLHNFITSNYHGLAGHRKNDNKQNFNNPLITAYYAVDYVKNAKGTNYWRNRILKVAKLFSGRATFAISAKDEFQHELNEYGIDFVKGDKPTILARDAKNQKFIMKEEFSVDALEGFANDLLDGKLEPYLKSEEIPESNDGPVVVAVAKNFDDVVTNNGKDTLIEFYAPWCGHCKKLAPTFDELGEKLKNEDVSIVKMDATANDVPPTFEVRGFPTLYWVPKDSKDKPIRYEGGRDLEDFVKYIAKQATKELKGFDRKGNEKKEKTEL, from the exons ATGTGGTTAAAACTATTTGCGTTCTTCTTTATTGTAACGTGTATTTGGGCTGGGGAGAAAGATGTCGCCGAATACGGCGACGATGATTTTTCGTCGAAAGTGTCCGAACACGACACTGTCTTAGTCATGTTTTATGCCCCTTG GTGTGGTCATTGTAAGAGATTAAAACCTGAATATGAAAAGGCTGCCGAAGATTTGATTCGAAATGATCCTCCTGTTATATTGGCTAAAGTCGATTGTACAGAAGCTGGAAAAGAGACTTGCAACAAATTCAGCGTTAGCGGTTATCCCACCTTAAAAATCTTCCGAAATGGTGAAATGTCCCAAGAATATAATGGCCCTCGTGATGCTTCAGGTATTGTTAAATACATGAAAGCTCAAGTTGGACCCAGCTCGAAAGAACTTAAAGATCTCTCTGCTTTGGAGAAATTCCTTGTTGCTGATATGGACGTTTCAATAATTGGACTTTTCGAAAAAGAATCAGACCTAAAATCAACTTTCTTCAAATTAGCTGATAAAGAACGCGAGAAATTAAGATTTGGCCACAGCACCCACAAAGAAGTCATGGATAAATACGGCGTCACCGACGGCATTATCCTATTTAGACCACCTCACCTAGCTAACAAATTTGAAGAAGATATGATTAAATACACCGGAGAAGCTTCAACAGTTGACCTCCATAATTTTATTACCAGCAATTACCACGGTTTAGCTGGACATCGCAAAAACgacaacaaacaaaatttcaacaacCCATTAATTACTGCTTATTATGCAGTTGATTATGTTAAGAACGCCAAAGGAACTAATTATTGGCGAAATAGGATTTTAAAGGTCGCTAAATTATTTAGTGGTCGTGCCACGTTTGCAATTAGCGCTAAAGACGAATTCCAACACGAATTAAACGAATATGGAATCGATTTCGTTAAGGGTGATAAGCCAACAATTCTCGCAAGAGACgccaaaaatcaaaaattcataatgaAAGAAGAATTCTCCGTTGATGCACTCGAAGGTTTCGCAAACGACCTCTTAGATGGAAAATTAGAACCTTATTTGAAATCTGAAGAGATCCCAGAATCAAATGATGGCCCGGTTGTTGTTGCAGTTGCTAAGAACTTTGACGACGTCGTCACCAACAATGGAAAAGACACCTTAATCGAATTCTACGCGCCATGGTGTGGACATTGCAAAAAATTAGCTCCAACTTTCGATGAATTGGGTGAGAAATTAAAGAACGAAGATGTTTCCATTGTAAAAATGGACGCAACAGCAAATGACGTTCCACCAACGTTTGAAGTTAGAGGTTTTCCAACTTTATATTGGGTTCCTAAAGACTCTAAAGATAAACCAATCCGATATGAAGGTGGACGGGACTTGGAAGATTTCGTCAAATATATCGCTAAACAAGCAACTAAAGAACTGAAAGGATTCGATAGGAAAGGAAATGAAAAGAAGGAGAAGACTGAGTTGTAA
- the LOC139431016 gene encoding uncharacterized protein — MIDPADGDNTAHELQNISKLKLPPFWPSNPDIWFRQVEAQFTLTRISSEKTKFNMLLANLPTEIISTVVDLIQNPPDINPYSSLKKLLIDRLSLSEEKRLDDVLLGSQMGDQKPSDFYRAMLTTVGGSQVVSPNLLLKLWQRRLPRVVSVALLASGKEDVVDILSIADKVWESMNLTSTSTHLSEVQKHRTTKTPPHDELLTTIQNLTLTCQALVTTITQQQQQQDKKFGKSNKFFDYPISKHTNKYVEEL; from the coding sequence atgattgacCCTGCTGATGGTGACAATACCGCACACGAattgcaaaatatttcaaaactgAAATTACCACCATTTTGGCCTTCTAATCCCGATATTTGGTTTCGACAAGTTGAAGCACAGTTTACTCTAACTAGAATTAGCagtgaaaaaacaaaatttaacatGCTTTTGGCAAATTTACCCACTGAGATCATCTCTACCGTGGTAGATCTCATACAGAACCCTCCAGACATAAATCCATATTCTTCactcaaaaaattgttaatcgaCAGGTTATCattgagtgaagaaaaacgGCTGGACGATGTTCTGTTAGGTTCGCAAATGGGAGATCAAAAACCGTCAGATTTTTATCGAGCGATGTTGACCACGGTTGGTGGTTCTCAAGTGGTTAGtccaaatttattattaaaattgtggcAAAGGAGACTACCTCGTGTTGTTTCGGTTGCACTCCTCGCTTCTGGCAAAGAGGACGTGGTGGACATTCTTTCCATTGCCGACAAGGTGTGGGAATCAATGAATTTGACGTCGACCTCAACACACCTCTCGGAAGTTCAAAAACATCGCACCACAAAAACACCACCACACGACGAATTACTAACAACAATCCAAAATCTGACGTTAACGTGTCAAGCACTAGTGACTACCATtacacaacaacaacaacaacaggacaaaaaatttggaaaatcaaataaattctttgactacccaatttcaaaacataCCAACAAATACGTCGAAGAATTgtaa